In Methanonatronarchaeum thermophilum, a genomic segment contains:
- the dph2 gene encoding diphthamide biosynthesis enzyme Dph2: MTHNIPINQIIETIKQRQPNLVSIQLPEGLKRKAQKLSETIEEKTNTHTLISGDPCYGACDIEDWELKKLGVDLIIHLGHSEIPLNTEIEVVYYDIQLETDLNNLITQVTKKLDKKVGLITTIQHHHLLQDIKQKLSENNIKTAIGHGDNAIAKPGQVLGCNFSATDIDVDQYLYIGTGNFHPTGVAYSTNKPVIILDPEKQEIREIKDTENFQKKRYATIAKAQKASTIGVILGTKTGQTRKKLAIQIKERLKKEEYKATVITMEEVTPNRLLQLGYDAYINTGCPRITYDDQKRYRKPILTPNEHEILVGDRDWSDLKFDEIRRK; the protein is encoded by the coding sequence ATGACACACAACATACCAATAAACCAGATAATTGAAACAATAAAACAACGACAGCCAAACCTAGTTTCAATACAACTCCCAGAAGGATTAAAACGAAAAGCACAGAAACTCAGTGAAACAATAGAAGAAAAAACAAACACCCACACACTAATATCAGGCGACCCCTGCTACGGAGCCTGCGACATAGAAGACTGGGAACTCAAAAAACTAGGTGTAGACCTAATAATCCATCTAGGCCATTCAGAGATACCATTAAACACCGAGATCGAAGTAGTGTACTACGACATACAACTAGAAACCGATTTAAACAACCTAATAACACAGGTAACTAAAAAACTAGATAAAAAGGTGGGGTTGATAACAACAATACAACACCACCACCTCCTCCAAGACATCAAACAAAAACTCAGTGAAAACAACATAAAAACAGCCATAGGCCATGGAGACAACGCAATAGCTAAACCAGGACAGGTATTAGGCTGCAATTTCTCAGCAACAGATATAGATGTAGATCAATACCTCTATATCGGTACAGGAAACTTCCATCCAACCGGCGTAGCATACTCAACAAACAAACCAGTCATAATACTCGACCCCGAAAAACAAGAAATCAGAGAGATAAAAGACACAGAAAACTTCCAGAAAAAAAGATACGCAACAATAGCCAAAGCACAGAAAGCCAGCACGATAGGAGTCATATTAGGCACAAAAACAGGTCAAACACGAAAAAAACTAGCAATACAAATCAAAGAAAGACTAAAAAAAGAAGAATACAAAGCCACAGTAATCACAATGGAGGAAGTCACACCCAACCGACTACTACAACTCGGATACGACGCATACATAAACACCGGATGTCCAAGGATCACATACGACGACCAAAAAAGATATAGAAAACCAATACTAACACCAAACGAACACGAAATCCTCGTTGGAGACAGAGATTGGAGCGACCTCAAATTCGATGAAATAAGACGCAAGTGA
- the ppsA gene encoding phosphoenolpyruvate synthase, with translation MLIIAWIDEVDNTDLELVGGKGASLGELKQAELPVPDAFVVTAETFRRFIVDSGIDKEIFKILDETNVDNSEELQKASQKIKEIIIETETPEDIKQEVNKAYEKISEKAEGDNEFVAIRSSATAEDLPDASFAGQQETFLNIRGQKNVMEKIKECWASLYTARAIFYREKQNFEHSKVNIAVVVQRMVNAEKAGVIFTSHPTTGEDDVIIEAGWGLGEGVVSGSVSPDHYIINKKGFEIKKRDISTKRTMFDRDPETGETRHVDVPEDMMDEPTLTDEEITELAKMGEGVEKHYKTPQDVEWAIEDNEIYMLQSRPITTITDEEIPENETSGEIIVEGLGASPGIGAGTVKIVKNLDELDKVKEGDILVTSMTTPDMVPAMKKASAIVTDEGGLTCHAAIVSRELSTPAVVGANGASKTLKDGEEVTVDGEKGKIYKGKIKKEKTQKTEKTVVKTENNIVTATDIKVNVSIPEAAERAAQTGADGVGLLRIEHLVLGLNRHPQSYAEKGEQEEFIRELENGIRKVADEFYPKPVWIRTLDAPTDEFRSLEGGDREPEEHNPMLGFRGIRRDLKYTEIFEMQIKAIKKLIEKGYTNLGLMLPLIQHPKEVKQAKEMMKEHNLDLEKIDFGIMVETPAASLIIEDIIKEDIDFISFGTNDLTQYTLAVDRNNERVSGNYDERHPAVLKLIERVIEKCNEADVKTSICGQAGSYPDIVDRLVNMGITSVSANIDSVREIRKTVAKKEKQMLLDSIRK, from the coding sequence ATATTGATTATAGCTTGGATAGATGAAGTAGACAACACAGATCTAGAGCTGGTGGGTGGTAAAGGAGCTAGCCTAGGCGAATTAAAACAAGCCGAACTACCCGTACCAGATGCTTTTGTAGTAACAGCAGAAACATTCAGAAGGTTCATAGTAGATAGTGGTATAGACAAAGAAATATTCAAAATCCTCGACGAAACAAACGTCGATAACTCAGAAGAATTACAGAAAGCAAGCCAGAAAATAAAAGAGATAATTATAGAAACTGAGACACCAGAAGACATAAAGCAAGAAGTAAACAAAGCTTACGAAAAAATATCTGAAAAAGCAGAGGGAGACAACGAGTTTGTCGCAATAAGATCTTCAGCAACTGCAGAAGACCTCCCAGACGCCAGCTTCGCAGGACAACAAGAAACATTCCTCAATATACGAGGCCAAAAAAACGTAATGGAAAAAATCAAGGAATGTTGGGCCTCCCTCTACACAGCTAGAGCAATATTCTATAGAGAAAAACAAAATTTCGAGCATTCAAAAGTCAATATTGCGGTTGTAGTTCAAAGAATGGTTAATGCAGAAAAAGCAGGAGTTATATTCACATCCCATCCAACAACCGGAGAAGATGATGTTATCATAGAAGCAGGATGGGGATTAGGAGAAGGAGTGGTATCAGGGTCAGTCTCCCCAGACCACTATATAATAAATAAAAAAGGATTCGAAATCAAAAAAAGAGACATATCAACTAAACGCACAATGTTTGACCGCGACCCCGAAACAGGTGAAACAAGACACGTAGATGTACCAGAAGACATGATGGATGAACCAACCCTAACAGACGAAGAGATCACCGAGCTAGCTAAAATGGGTGAGGGAGTGGAAAAACACTACAAAACCCCACAAGACGTGGAGTGGGCAATAGAAGACAACGAGATATACATGCTTCAATCAAGACCTATAACAACAATAACCGATGAAGAAATACCCGAAAACGAAACCTCAGGAGAAATAATCGTAGAGGGACTTGGAGCATCACCAGGAATTGGAGCAGGAACTGTAAAAATAGTTAAAAACCTAGACGAACTCGACAAAGTAAAAGAAGGAGACATACTCGTAACATCCATGACAACCCCTGACATGGTTCCAGCGATGAAAAAAGCATCTGCTATAGTCACCGACGAAGGAGGCCTAACATGCCACGCAGCAATAGTATCAAGAGAGCTAAGCACACCAGCTGTAGTAGGGGCCAACGGAGCGAGCAAAACCCTCAAAGACGGAGAAGAAGTAACAGTCGATGGAGAGAAAGGAAAGATCTACAAAGGAAAAATCAAGAAAGAAAAAACACAGAAAACAGAGAAAACAGTGGTAAAAACAGAGAACAACATAGTAACAGCAACAGACATAAAAGTAAACGTCTCAATACCAGAGGCAGCGGAAAGAGCAGCTCAAACAGGAGCAGATGGAGTCGGGTTACTCAGAATAGAACACCTGGTGCTCGGCCTAAACAGACACCCACAATCCTACGCAGAAAAAGGGGAACAAGAAGAATTCATCCGAGAACTAGAAAACGGAATCAGAAAAGTCGCAGACGAATTCTACCCAAAACCAGTTTGGATACGTACATTAGACGCTCCAACAGATGAATTCAGAAGTTTAGAAGGTGGCGACAGAGAACCAGAAGAACACAACCCAATGCTAGGATTCAGAGGAATAAGAAGAGACCTCAAATACACAGAAATATTCGAAATGCAGATCAAAGCGATAAAAAAACTCATCGAAAAAGGATATACAAACCTCGGACTCATGCTACCATTGATACAACACCCAAAAGAAGTAAAACAAGCCAAAGAAATGATGAAAGAACACAACCTCGACCTCGAAAAAATAGATTTCGGAATAATGGTCGAAACACCAGCCGCCTCACTAATAATCGAAGACATAATCAAAGAAGACATAGACTTCATAAGCTTCGGAACAAACGACCTAACACAATACACACTAGCAGTTGACCGAAACAACGAAAGAGTATCCGGAAATTACGACGAAAGACATCCAGCAGTACTCAAACTAATAGAAAGAGTAATAGAAAAATGCAACGAAGCCGACGTAAAAACATCTATATGCGGCCAAGCAGGAAGCTATCCAGACATAGTAGACAGACTTGTAAACATGGGTATAACAAGCGTCTCCGCAAACATCGACTCGGTAAGAGAAATAAGAAAAACAGTCGCCAAAAAAGAAAAACAAATGTTGCTAGACTCAATCCGAAAATAA
- a CDS encoding helix-turn-helix domain-containing protein encodes MSVEVEDDSVFLPDWAKEYAREVAGSILLSGSPGSMVKNYRDKTALTQRQVSMITDVSRETVSRIENDKLNPSYKFIRSFTGIVVLSRAVKCYFAKSERMGNKIDLPYLERIALELDVNRDHFEEIAVSSLDSYDKKKKEVLKSLEA; translated from the coding sequence ATGTCAGTTGAAGTTGAAGATGACAGTGTTTTCCTTCCAGATTGGGCTAAAGAATATGCCCGTGAAGTAGCTGGATCCATCCTACTATCTGGCAGTCCAGGTAGCATGGTTAAAAATTATAGAGATAAAACAGCCCTGACGCAAAGGCAAGTGAGTATGATAACCGATGTTTCTAGAGAAACAGTTTCAAGAATTGAAAACGATAAATTAAACCCTTCATACAAATTCATCAGGTCATTTACCGGTATAGTAGTACTATCAAGGGCAGTGAAATGTTATTTCGCGAAAAGCGAGAGAATGGGTAACAAAATCGACCTACCCTACCTCGAGAGAATTGCGTTGGAGCTTGATGTGAATCGAGACCATTTTGAAGAAATAGCTGTTTCATCTCTAGACAGCTACGACAAGAAAAAGAAAGAAGTTCTAAAATCCTTGGAGGCATGA